From a single Desulfomonilia bacterium genomic region:
- a CDS encoding efflux RND transporter periplasmic adaptor subunit, whose protein sequence is MKKRMIIMIICLAVLFGGIFGYQAFKSRMIKKYMAGQGQQKQTVSTYKADFMEWQPHFIAVGTLTAVLGADIAPEVNGIVKEIYFKSGRDVKKGELLVELNADADIARLESLKAMEDLARKTLTRDREQFKVQAVSQATIDADTASLKSAQSQVAEQKAMVEKKFLRAPFDGRLGIRAINLGQYISPGQKVVTLQALDPIFIDFFLPQKSISKLKVGQKISVKVDAFPEETFAGEVSSINPKVDESTRNVPVRARIRNPEKKLLPGMFATASVEIGTKQNLITIPQTAITYNPYGDYVYIVIQGKDANGNPQLMVKQSFIDAGDKRGDQVAILDGVKKGDTVVTSGQNKLKNNTPVEINNAVTISNQASPEPVDE, encoded by the coding sequence ATGAAAAAACGCATGATCATTATGATAATATGTCTTGCCGTCCTTTTCGGCGGGATATTCGGCTATCAGGCATTCAAGTCCAGAATGATCAAAAAATACATGGCCGGCCAGGGGCAGCAGAAGCAGACCGTGTCAACCTATAAGGCGGATTTCATGGAATGGCAGCCCCATTTCATTGCAGTCGGAACGCTTACTGCAGTGCTCGGGGCCGATATCGCCCCTGAAGTTAACGGCATTGTAAAAGAGATATATTTCAAATCGGGACGGGACGTGAAAAAAGGAGAACTGCTTGTCGAATTGAATGCGGATGCGGATATTGCAAGACTTGAATCTTTAAAGGCCATGGAAGACCTTGCAAGAAAGACACTTACACGGGACAGGGAGCAGTTCAAGGTCCAGGCCGTGAGTCAGGCTACTATCGATGCGGATACGGCCAGCCTGAAAAGCGCGCAGTCTCAGGTCGCAGAGCAGAAGGCCATGGTTGAAAAGAAATTTCTGAGGGCACCTTTCGACGGCAGGCTTGGCATCAGGGCAATCAATCTTGGTCAATATATAAGTCCCGGGCAGAAGGTTGTAACGCTCCAGGCCCTTGACCCTATATTCATAGACTTTTTTCTTCCTCAGAAAAGCATAAGCAAACTCAAGGTCGGACAGAAAATAAGCGTGAAGGTGGACGCATTCCCTGAAGAAACATTTGCAGGTGAGGTCTCATCAATAAACCCGAAGGTGGATGAAAGTACAAGGAATGTTCCGGTAAGGGCGAGAATCAGAAATCCGGAGAAGAAGCTTCTGCCCGGAATGTTCGCTACTGCAAGCGTGGAGATCGGAACGAAACAGAATCTGATCACGATTCCACAGACCGCGATAACATATAACCCCTATGGAGATTATGTTTATATAGTCATTCAGGGCAAGGATGCTAATGGCAACCCGCAGCTGATGGTAAAACAAAGCTTTATAGATGCAGGCGATAAGAGAGGCGATCAGGTGGCGATACTTGATGGTGTAAAAAAAGGAGATACGGTGGTTACATCTGGGCAGAACAAGCTGAAAAACAACACTCCGGTGGAGATCAACAACGCCGTAACGATTTCGAACCAGGCATCTCCGGAGCCGGTTGACGAATAA
- a CDS encoding efflux transporter outer membrane subunit encodes MKKILGCLMFLLLVSASGCAVGPDFKSPGTELPPAYSDLKVPEKTESAPVTGGQVQNFRFAQDLPAQWWTLFHSDELNGLIERAVRDNPTLAAAEYALKGAQEDLKAIKGGLLYPGIDGTLGINRQQTSGNTGMGQASLYTLYNASVGVTYTLDLFGANRRQIEAYQAKVDYQRYQYEAAYLTLTSNIVTTAIREAMLRAQIESTKEMIAAEQKQLDVVNSQFILGAGLKASVLLQQSELSATKASLPELEKELSVTRHALSVLTGQFPTDNKLPSFTLESLTLPVDLPVSIPSSLVRQRPDIQASEALLHQACAGVGVATANLYPQITIGAGYGTQAIGTDLLFAGQSTVWNLGANLLQPLFHAGQLTAQRRSAIAAYDQASSLYKQTVLNAFSNVADTLRALETDARVLKNYQESELAARQNLDLTIKQFELGAVNYISLLISQIGYNKAQMSMIEAQARRYADTAALFQSLGGGWWNRENSGPDSTGVNNHDNSKAKEEVKYKEKQK; translated from the coding sequence ATGAAAAAAATTCTGGGTTGTTTGATGTTTCTTCTTCTTGTTTCTGCTTCAGGCTGTGCAGTGGGACCGGATTTCAAATCACCCGGCACAGAACTGCCGCCGGCTTATTCCGATTTGAAAGTGCCTGAGAAAACCGAGAGTGCCCCGGTAACCGGGGGACAGGTTCAGAATTTCAGGTTTGCTCAGGACCTGCCCGCACAGTGGTGGACACTGTTTCACTCGGATGAGCTGAACGGCCTTATCGAAAGGGCCGTCAGGGACAACCCCACACTGGCTGCAGCCGAATATGCATTGAAAGGTGCACAGGAGGACCTGAAAGCGATAAAGGGGGGGCTCCTGTATCCGGGTATAGACGGAACGCTCGGCATAAACCGCCAGCAGACTTCGGGAAATACCGGGATGGGACAGGCAAGCCTGTATACGCTCTACAATGCATCTGTCGGTGTTACATATACGCTGGACCTGTTCGGCGCAAACCGCCGGCAGATAGAAGCCTATCAGGCAAAAGTCGACTATCAGCGTTATCAGTATGAGGCAGCCTATCTCACGCTTACCTCGAACATAGTAACCACAGCCATTCGCGAGGCCATGCTGAGGGCTCAGATAGAATCTACAAAAGAGATGATTGCCGCAGAACAGAAGCAGCTTGATGTGGTAAACAGCCAGTTTATTTTAGGCGCAGGACTAAAGGCTTCCGTTTTGTTGCAGCAGAGCGAACTGTCGGCAACAAAGGCTAGCCTCCCGGAGCTTGAGAAGGAACTCAGCGTAACAAGACATGCCCTGTCGGTGTTGACCGGACAGTTTCCGACAGACAACAAGCTCCCGTCATTCACTCTGGAGTCGCTGACGTTGCCCGTGGATCTGCCCGTTTCGATCCCTTCATCTCTCGTAAGGCAGCGGCCTGACATCCAGGCTTCCGAAGCATTGCTCCATCAGGCATGCGCAGGTGTGGGTGTTGCTACCGCCAACCTCTATCCGCAGATTACAATCGGGGCGGGATACGGCACTCAGGCAATAGGGACAGATCTTCTGTTCGCAGGACAGAGCACGGTCTGGAATCTGGGCGCAAACCTGCTTCAGCCACTCTTTCATGCAGGACAGCTTACTGCCCAAAGAAGAAGCGCGATTGCAGCCTATGATCAGGCGTCATCACTTTACAAACAGACAGTGTTGAATGCTTTTTCAAACGTGGCGGATACATTGAGGGCTCTGGAAACGGATGCAAGGGTGCTTAAAAATTACCAGGAATCCGAACTTGCAGCCAGACAGAACCTTGACCTGACAATAAAGCAGTTCGAGCTCGGTGCCGTGAACTACATAAGCCTTCTTATATCTCAAATCGGGTACAACAAGGCACAGATGAGCATGATCGAAGCGCAGGCCAGAAGGTATGCTGATACAGCCGCGCTTTTCCAGTCTCTTGGAGGCGGCTGGTGGAATCGCGAAAACTCCGGGCCTGACAGCACCGGAGTAAATAATCATGACAATTCAAAGGCAAAGGAAGAAGTTAAATACAAGGAGAAACAGAAATGA
- a CDS encoding TetR/AcrR family transcriptional regulator, with protein sequence MEKLITTKQKLINVTEQLLESNGVARLTTRMIAREAGVAEGLIYHYFKDKAELIHEVIEQHINDIRDAVEKLPASIGLNTVAENLENMMIITYKVQYSIAPLASSAFADNGIRERMREIIKLKDIGPKKEIEGIAIYLSAEQRLGRVNRDINPDMAARILVAYSLRSGMNDWFLGLDPDRHEAEMELKGVIQTLMRGLEPKDENSHKE encoded by the coding sequence ATGGAGAAATTGATTACAACCAAACAGAAACTTATTAATGTTACCGAGCAACTCCTTGAATCAAACGGAGTGGCCAGGCTTACAACGCGCATGATAGCGCGTGAGGCCGGTGTTGCAGAAGGACTGATTTACCATTATTTCAAAGACAAGGCGGAACTTATTCATGAGGTTATCGAGCAGCATATTAATGATATTCGGGATGCCGTCGAAAAGCTGCCGGCAAGTATCGGGTTGAATACGGTTGCCGAAAATCTCGAAAACATGATGATTATTACATACAAAGTCCAGTACAGCATTGCGCCCCTGGCGAGTTCGGCCTTTGCAGACAATGGCATTCGTGAACGCATGCGTGAAATAATAAAACTCAAGGATATAGGACCGAAAAAAGAAATTGAGGGCATTGCCATATATCTATCGGCTGAACAGCGTCTGGGCCGTGTTAACAGGGATATCAACCCTGATATGGCCGCCAGGATATTGGTTGCATACAGCTTGCGTTCCGGCATGAATGACTGGTTTCTCGGGCTCGACCCTGACAGGCATGAGGCTGAGATGGAACTGAAAGGGGTAATACAAACACTTATGAGAGGACTTGAACCAAAAGATGAAAATTCACATAAAGAATAA
- a CDS encoding TetR/AcrR family transcriptional regulator yields MPKISDARRQETLDKIERSASELFSKQGFHNTQVMDIVKAVGISAGTFYLYFKDKRDLFKKITGGSFRNLRDYLIDLRRPVNIWERSERELKLKETYTALFDYVDSNPELILMLLRGSYGVDEDFDASSWFSFNSWAHDLAEDVQNWLDLGIISGIDPMIFGHAVVGMAMQVIHSYIVEKQFTREKAIDAIIRMNMSMFDTYMTSAGRDLLRKSGPHAAVVDTEKSSPSSVK; encoded by the coding sequence GTGCCCAAGATCTCGGATGCAAGAAGGCAGGAGACACTCGATAAGATCGAACGGTCGGCATCTGAGCTTTTCAGCAAACAGGGATTTCACAACACCCAGGTCATGGACATAGTAAAGGCCGTGGGCATTTCGGCGGGCACCTTCTATTTATACTTCAAGGACAAGCGCGATCTTTTCAAAAAGATAACCGGCGGCAGTTTCAGAAATTTGCGAGACTATCTTATAGACCTCAGGCGTCCTGTAAACATATGGGAACGCTCCGAACGGGAACTGAAACTCAAGGAAACATATACGGCTCTATTCGATTACGTGGATTCCAATCCTGAACTCATTCTCATGCTTCTCAGGGGAAGCTATGGTGTAGATGAAGATTTTGACGCCAGTTCATGGTTTTCCTTCAACAGCTGGGCGCATGACCTTGCCGAGGATGTGCAGAACTGGCTTGACCTGGGCATCATATCGGGAATCGATCCCATGATATTCGGTCATGCGGTAGTCGGTATGGCCATGCAGGTCATACACAGCTATATCGTGGAAAAACAGTTTACGCGGGAAAAGGCCATAGATGCAATAATCCGCATGAACATGTCCATGTTCGACACCTACATGACCAGTGCGGGCAGAGACCTTCTCCGAAAGTCCGGTCCGCATGCCGCGGTAGTTGATACCGAAAAGAGTTCCCCTTCCAGCGTGAAATGA
- a CDS encoding acyl-CoA dehydrogenase family protein has product MKKNLDGLFLFPQQWVDVEARRFAATARQWADKEIISRRLDYQKDYDTLFTLMRKKLMDDIGFERLVLPEENGGYGWNSPASAPGILTVFTEIGRADAAIGFTAAVKYAIFAVISMKPNIDKDLCDKLAPLYCGDTLKNIALILPSAGSAGTDTPLFHGRSIGASLRPSGDGFILNGSALRPVGPGYDADLFGIVAADTGGKTCLAFIPADLKGVIKDHPIKTTGLNGFKNTDVTFKDVRIPGSLVVMRNSAINELYCWLNLLLGGTSLGATMNFFEILSDWSENRTIKGSSIMKDNPLCASVLAAVADEIACVRLNAYSLAHIMASSEDIGGPDVYTFAQMLGSRIQQSCMNAINRGMELMGSAGYSKEWHVEKHWRDIKTIQSYLCGTGSDVPVKMDIARFFFDLKEV; this is encoded by the coding sequence ATGAAAAAAAATCTTGACGGGCTCTTTCTCTTCCCTCAGCAATGGGTGGACGTCGAGGCCAGGCGTTTTGCCGCTACCGCCCGGCAATGGGCGGACAAAGAGATTATTTCCAGGCGGCTCGATTATCAGAAGGACTATGATACCCTTTTCACACTCATGCGCAAAAAACTCATGGACGATATAGGCTTTGAACGCCTGGTGCTTCCTGAGGAAAACGGGGGATACGGCTGGAACAGCCCTGCAAGCGCTCCCGGCATTCTTACTGTATTCACCGAGATAGGCCGTGCTGATGCGGCAATCGGATTCACCGCCGCAGTTAAATATGCGATATTCGCCGTAATATCCATGAAACCCAATATCGACAAGGACCTGTGCGACAAACTGGCACCGCTCTACTGCGGGGATACACTCAAGAACATTGCCCTCATACTTCCATCGGCCGGATCAGCAGGAACGGATACACCTCTTTTTCACGGCCGGTCAATCGGGGCTTCACTGAGACCTTCGGGAGACGGATTCATTCTTAACGGTTCAGCACTCCGTCCTGTCGGGCCAGGCTATGATGCCGATCTCTTCGGGATTGTGGCAGCGGATACAGGCGGCAAAACATGCCTGGCATTCATTCCTGCCGATTTGAAGGGTGTAATAAAAGATCATCCGATAAAGACCACCGGTCTCAACGGATTTAAAAATACCGACGTAACCTTCAAAGATGTCAGGATACCCGGGAGCTTGGTTGTCATGCGTAATAGCGCAATAAACGAACTTTACTGTTGGCTTAACCTCCTCCTTGGGGGCACAAGCCTGGGGGCTACTATGAACTTCTTTGAAATCCTCTCGGACTGGTCCGAAAACAGGACGATAAAGGGAAGTTCGATCATGAAGGATAATCCGTTGTGCGCGTCAGTCCTTGCGGCCGTCGCGGATGAAATAGCCTGTGTCCGTCTCAATGCATACAGCCTGGCCCATATCATGGCCAGCTCGGAAGACATCGGCGGACCTGATGTATATACCTTTGCACAAATGCTTGGCTCACGCATACAGCAGTCCTGCATGAACGCTATAAACAGGGGTATGGAACTCATGGGTTCCGCCGGGTATTCCAAAGAATGGCATGTTGAAAAACACTGGCGTGACATAAAGACCATCCAGTCATATCTGTGCGGCACCGGATCGGATGTGCCGGTCAAGATGGATATCGCCCGTTTCTTCTTTGACTTGAAGGAGGTCTGA
- a CDS encoding acyl-CoA dehydrogenase family protein: MRHFDEFSVSLEHVSPMEKHLRRIVRNWAEKEVMPNRRRYDEDWKEHTIIEPAFDKLMAGLGMQKALFPEELGGWGIGHSDYVFRICYALSEEIGRADTAIAVAFLVTLWPLTTILVEPHVNMRLARELAPIFCNAKKAVFSALTMTEPQGGADIENMGLLGGRTLRTTARLEGDEWVINGHKLWPTNSGGVSKLFGVPCTTKPGSSDKNDFAIIFVPTDLPGVSEGNPYEKAGMAADKNSDIWFDNVRVPSWYRAHGPGLDAQTFAEIIPWGQIASIGFMTGAMLNLYERLYEFVSTRTYNNRPLKENDAIAGVIGRIAGDIDICRILGYETACIGDRRNKAYGRPIHDEEVIAKVRNIKDFVSDRTVENFGRAMDVLGVYGADRDWDIEKHWRDVKIIQLWMGGKQLCQMEAARYYFNCETL, translated from the coding sequence ATGCGGCACTTTGATGAATTTTCGGTTTCACTGGAACATGTATCGCCGATGGAGAAGCACCTTCGCCGTATCGTGCGAAACTGGGCTGAAAAAGAGGTCATGCCCAACCGCCGCAGATATGACGAAGACTGGAAGGAACATACTATCATCGAACCTGCATTCGACAAGCTCATGGCGGGTCTGGGCATGCAGAAGGCGCTGTTTCCCGAAGAGCTTGGCGGCTGGGGGATAGGACACTCGGATTATGTCTTCCGCATCTGTTATGCATTGAGCGAAGAGATCGGGCGTGCCGACACTGCCATTGCAGTAGCCTTCCTTGTGACCCTCTGGCCCCTTACAACCATTCTTGTCGAGCCTCATGTCAACATGCGTCTGGCCCGTGAACTTGCACCCATATTCTGCAATGCGAAAAAGGCCGTCTTCTCCGCTCTCACAATGACCGAACCGCAGGGTGGCGCAGACATAGAAAACATGGGCCTGCTTGGCGGCAGGACGCTTCGCACCACCGCACGTCTTGAAGGCGACGAATGGGTGATAAACGGCCACAAGCTCTGGCCCACAAACTCCGGGGGCGTCTCAAAGCTCTTCGGGGTTCCATGCACTACAAAACCCGGCTCCAGCGACAAAAACGACTTTGCGATCATATTCGTACCGACCGACCTCCCCGGAGTGAGCGAGGGAAACCCCTATGAAAAGGCCGGCATGGCTGCGGACAAGAACAGCGACATCTGGTTCGACAATGTCCGCGTCCCGTCATGGTACCGTGCACACGGCCCGGGCCTTGACGCCCAGACCTTTGCCGAAATCATCCCCTGGGGACAGATAGCCAGCATCGGATTCATGACCGGGGCCATGCTCAACCTGTACGAAAGGCTCTATGAATTTGTCTCGACCCGCACTTACAATAACCGCCCCCTGAAAGAGAATGACGCCATCGCCGGGGTCATAGGCCGCATTGCCGGCGACATAGATATATGCCGCATCCTGGGGTATGAAACCGCCTGCATCGGAGACCGCAGAAACAAGGCCTATGGCAGGCCGATACACGACGAGGAGGTAATTGCAAAAGTACGCAACATAAAGGACTTCGTCTCTGACAGGACGGTCGAAAACTTCGGCCGCGCAATGGATGTGCTGGGCGTCTACGGTGCCGATAGGGACTGGGATATTGAGAAGCACTGGCGCGATGTCAAGATCATCCAGCTCTGGATGGGCGGCAAACAACTCTGCCAGATGGAAGCGGCCCGCTATTATTTCAACTGCGAAACCCTGTGA
- a CDS encoding 2-hydroxyacyl-CoA dehydratase family protein, whose translation MIDKLKSAATSLENEFLVKWKNKGRSVMGYTCTFIPEEIMHAAGLLPYRIRGIGTTSLSIGDSYFGPVNCSFPKCMLQLAGINAYKFLDGAIISNGCDSMRRLEECWRKAGDDYPGILPGYYEFFSVPHKAVDYSIDFFTEELQDMIATIENHFGKKIEESDLRKSIRLYNTGRKLLKNLDELRYGCNTPITGEDALSILIAGHAIPREDFNRILKRILAALEKAPHLTEGKKRIMLIGSASDDLDFIRVIEEAGAVVVADTVCFGSRLHASLVDETDEPVHALASHYLSNSICPRMLGNYKDRRSYIRDIVKKADVDGLILQNIRFCDLHGSENGVLERDFEAEGIPCMRLEREYGPLVETGRIRMRVDAFMERIS comes from the coding sequence ATGATCGACAAACTTAAATCAGCCGCGACATCCCTCGAGAATGAATTTCTCGTCAAATGGAAAAATAAAGGCAGGTCGGTCATGGGCTACACATGCACCTTCATACCTGAAGAGATAATGCACGCGGCAGGCCTGCTTCCGTACCGGATCAGGGGCATAGGAACCACGTCGCTTTCTATCGGCGACTCATATTTCGGACCTGTCAACTGCAGCTTTCCCAAGTGCATGCTGCAGCTCGCCGGCATAAATGCCTACAAATTCCTTGACGGCGCCATAATCTCCAACGGCTGCGACTCCATGCGCAGGCTCGAAGAATGCTGGAGAAAGGCCGGCGATGACTATCCCGGCATACTTCCCGGATATTATGAGTTCTTCTCGGTGCCGCACAAGGCAGTTGACTACAGCATCGACTTCTTCACTGAAGAGCTTCAGGACATGATTGCAACTATCGAGAATCATTTCGGGAAAAAAATCGAAGAGTCTGACCTCAGGAAATCGATCAGACTCTATAACACCGGAAGAAAGCTCCTAAAAAATCTCGATGAGCTGAGATACGGCTGCAATACGCCAATCACCGGAGAAGATGCGCTCTCGATACTTATTGCCGGCCATGCAATCCCCAGAGAGGACTTCAACCGCATCCTGAAAAGAATACTGGCTGCGCTAGAAAAGGCGCCTCATCTCACGGAAGGGAAAAAACGCATCATGCTCATCGGAAGCGCAAGCGACGATCTGGACTTCATCAGGGTAATCGAAGAGGCGGGCGCGGTGGTGGTGGCGGATACCGTATGCTTCGGCTCGAGACTTCATGCAAGCCTTGTTGACGAAACAGACGAGCCTGTTCACGCCCTTGCCTCCCATTATCTCAGCAACAGCATATGCCCGCGAATGCTGGGCAATTATAAAGACAGGAGATCCTACATCAGGGACATCGTAAAAAAGGCTGATGTCGACGGTCTCATTCTTCAGAATATAAGGTTCTGCGACCTGCACGGTTCGGAAAACGGCGTCCTTGAAAGGGACTTCGAGGCCGAAGGCATACCCTGCATGAGGCTAGAAAGGGAATACGGTCCGCTGGTCGAAACCGGCCGGATAAGAATGCGCGTGGATGCGTTCATGGAAAGAATTTCTTAA
- a CDS encoding 2-hydroxyacyl-CoA dehydratase family protein, with amino-acid sequence MKKETREYNYDWMLWSIFNAGSKALDGTIKEFGGLVKVMPNFSPVINNFLRHGEPGKLFLKMISEYTNDIMTAHKEGKKLCLGTFVTAKHLFFSFDNVVPVWAEPLTVFGTLGFRKGTSEYMDYCCEVGFTETSCSAQRGSIGAVLAGLTEKPDFVICTAPGICDTNANAVQFLSSYLDLPFFQCNFPAKLTGDRINEYHHRDFKALISFIEEQSGSRLNVEKLKDILEEQRHQDEITDELYDLIRLKPCPLPPIFILMMYAGRLTMSGRKSYTAVLESMLGVVKENAARGHAGTASKKERARLLMCYIDHYTTDARFWEWLDSEDISLMPSLIFSFWNKGVNYAEGRAEESYGVIDTSSLDTMIDSLADINSRMPMIKQLRGPYDAPGMWRDDLLCMAKIMDPDFMVYIGSMGCRNSWGVNKLLQRDCEREGIPTMLLFADAFDDRVASWEHCIDKISEFMHVRGIRS; translated from the coding sequence ATGAAAAAGGAAACGCGCGAATATAACTATGACTGGATGCTCTGGAGCATCTTCAATGCCGGGAGCAAGGCCCTTGACGGGACCATCAAGGAATTTGGCGGACTTGTAAAGGTCATGCCGAACTTCTCGCCTGTCATCAACAATTTTCTCAGGCACGGCGAACCGGGTAAGCTGTTCCTCAAGATGATCAGCGAATATACGAACGACATTATGACGGCGCATAAAGAGGGGAAAAAATTGTGCCTCGGTACATTTGTTACGGCCAAGCATCTCTTCTTCTCGTTCGACAATGTGGTTCCTGTATGGGCCGAACCACTGACGGTGTTCGGGACGCTCGGTTTTCGTAAAGGGACTTCTGAGTACATGGACTACTGCTGCGAGGTGGGGTTTACTGAAACTTCCTGCTCTGCCCAACGCGGATCAATCGGTGCGGTTCTGGCTGGTCTTACTGAAAAGCCCGATTTCGTCATATGCACCGCACCCGGCATATGCGATACGAATGCAAACGCCGTGCAGTTCCTATCATCGTACCTCGACCTGCCCTTCTTCCAGTGCAACTTCCCGGCAAAGCTCACGGGAGACCGGATCAATGAATACCACCACCGTGACTTCAAGGCGCTCATTTCATTTATCGAAGAACAGTCAGGTTCGCGTCTGAATGTGGAAAAGCTCAAGGATATTCTGGAAGAACAGCGGCATCAGGATGAGATCACCGATGAGCTCTATGATCTCATCAGGCTTAAGCCATGCCCACTGCCGCCTATATTCATACTCATGATGTACGCCGGAAGACTTACGATGTCCGGCCGAAAATCGTACACAGCCGTGCTCGAATCCATGCTCGGGGTCGTGAAGGAGAATGCCGCCCGGGGTCATGCAGGAACGGCATCGAAGAAAGAGCGGGCCCGGCTTCTCATGTGTTATATCGATCATTACACTACAGATGCGAGATTCTGGGAATGGCTGGACTCCGAGGATATAAGCCTCATGCCATCCCTCATATTCAGTTTCTGGAACAAGGGGGTAAACTATGCAGAGGGCCGTGCTGAAGAAAGCTACGGCGTCATAGACACCTCGAGCCTTGATACCATGATAGACTCGCTTGCTGACATCAATTCGCGCATGCCCATGATCAAACAGTTGAGGGGGCCGTATGACGCACCTGGAATGTGGCGCGATGATCTTCTCTGCATGGCTAAAATCATGGACCCGGATTTTATGGTCTATATCGGAAGCATGGGATGCCGGAACAGCTGGGGAGTCAATAAACTGCTCCAGCGCGACTGCGAACGCGAGGGCATTCCCACGATGCTTCTCTTCGCAGATGCATTCGACGACAGGGTTGCTTCCTGGGAGCACTGCATAGACAAGATCAGCGAGTTCATGCATGTCAGAGGCATAAGGTCATGA
- a CDS encoding acyl-CoA dehydratase activase, translating to MIAAGCDVGSLTTKAVILNNTRIISHALIPSTFDPAKSAEEVMEKALSTAGLQMKDIGFCVGTGYGRERIPFVHKSVSEIACHARGAHWLLPSVRTVIDVGGQDCKATRLDEKGNIVRFFTNDKCASGTGRFLEVMAGILGLDLKELGDISVQARNPVTLAATCTVWAQAEVIMHLNNKTPKADLAAGINDAMAARIAILAKSAGLEKDVCMTGGVAKNTGVIEAMEKQLNVPIRRLRVDPQVIGALGAAIFAREKMGGG from the coding sequence ATGATAGCTGCAGGCTGCGATGTAGGTTCGCTCACCACCAAGGCGGTCATACTCAACAACACGCGAATCATAAGCCATGCCCTTATCCCTTCAACCTTCGACCCTGCAAAATCCGCAGAAGAGGTGATGGAAAAGGCCCTTTCCACGGCCGGACTTCAAATGAAGGATATCGGGTTCTGCGTGGGCACCGGTTACGGACGGGAACGCATTCCTTTCGTGCACAAGTCGGTCTCGGAGATAGCCTGCCATGCCAGGGGCGCGCATTGGCTGCTGCCTTCGGTGCGCACCGTCATTGACGTGGGCGGCCAGGACTGCAAGGCAACCCGTCTCGATGAGAAAGGCAATATCGTCAGATTTTTTACCAATGACAAATGTGCATCAGGAACCGGGCGCTTCCTCGAGGTAATGGCTGGTATTCTCGGACTCGATCTCAAGGAGCTGGGGGATATTTCAGTGCAGGCCCGTAACCCCGTAACCCTTGCAGCCACATGTACGGTCTGGGCGCAGGCCGAGGTGATCATGCACCTCAACAATAAAACCCCGAAGGCTGATCTGGCGGCAGGCATCAATGACGCCATGGCGGCGAGGATCGCGATCCTGGCAAAATCGGCAGGCCTCGAAAAGGATGTCTGCATGACTGGCGGTGTGGCCAAAAACACGGGCGTTATAGAGGCAATGGAAAAGCAGCTTAATGTCCCGATACGCAGGCTCAGGGTCGATCCCCAGGTCATAGGCGCCCTGGGCGCGGCCATCTTTGCCAGAGAAAAAATGGGAGGCGGATAA
- a CDS encoding acyl-CoA dehydratase activase produces the protein MFAAGCDVGSLSAKAVIMKDDEILATEVIFSKPDPGDSARTVMENALIKAGISLNDIGYCIGTGYGRNSIPFADSVESEITCHGKGAQWLMPDVRMVIDIGGQDAKAIRLDDTGKVVRFAYNDRCASGTGRFLEVMAAAMGIRLEDMGMISAQGRNPVAISNQCVVFAETEIISLVNAGKDLADIVSGLHKALAHRVASLAHGVELDKRLTMTGGVAKNRGMFLALQEALGVDITPVEADPQIIGALGAAVLARTKVNGAG, from the coding sequence ATGTTTGCTGCAGGCTGTGATGTCGGCTCATTAAGCGCGAAAGCGGTCATCATGAAGGATGATGAAATACTCGCCACCGAGGTGATATTTTCCAAGCCTGACCCGGGTGACTCGGCCCGGACAGTCATGGAGAATGCCCTCATCAAGGCGGGTATTTCTTTAAACGATATCGGATACTGCATCGGCACCGGCTATGGAAGAAACTCCATTCCCTTTGCCGACAGCGTCGAGTCCGAAATCACGTGTCACGGAAAAGGGGCGCAGTGGCTCATGCCTGACGTGCGCATGGTGATTGACATAGGCGGTCAGGATGCCAAGGCAATCAGGCTGGACGATACCGGAAAGGTGGTCCGTTTCGCATATAATGACCGCTGCGCATCGGGTACTGGCAGGTTCCTGGAGGTGATGGCGGCTGCAATGGGGATAAGGCTCGAAGACATGGGTATGATATCCGCGCAGGGAAGGAACCCTGTCGCCATATCAAATCAGTGCGTGGTCTTTGCCGAAACAGAGATCATATCACTTGTAAATGCCGGCAAGGACCTGGCCGACATAGTGAGCGGCCTGCACAAGGCACTGGCCCACAGGGTGGCGTCGCTTGCCCATGGAGTGGAACTCGATAAACGACTCACCATGACCGGTGGTGTGGCTAAAAACCGGGGCATGTTTCTTGCCCTGCAGGAGGCGCTCGGGGTGGATATCACCCCCGTTGAAGCCGACCCGCAGATTATCGGCGCCCTCGGAGCGGCTGTTCTGGCACGTACGAAAGTGAACGGGGCCGGATAG